Proteins encoded together in one Onychomys torridus chromosome 1, mOncTor1.1, whole genome shotgun sequence window:
- the Btbd10 gene encoding BTB/POZ domain-containing protein 10 isoform X2, translating to MAGRPHPYDSNSSDPENWDRKLHSRPRKLYKHSSTASRVAKGGVDHTKMSLHGASGGHERSRDRRRSSDRSRDSSHERAESQLTPCIRNVTSPTRQHHVEREKDHSSSRPSSPRPQRASPNGSLSSAGNSSRNSSQSSSDGSCKTSGEMVFVYENAKEGARNVRTSERVTLIVDNTRFVVDPSIFTAQPNTMLGRMFGSGREHNFTRPNEKGEYEVAEGIGSTVFRAILDYYKTGIIRCPDGISIPELREACDYLCISFEYSTIKCRDLSALMHELSNDGARRQFEFYLEEMILPLMVASAQSGERECHIVVLTDDDVVDWDEEYPPQMGEEYSQIIYSTKLYRFFKYIENRDVAKSVLKERGLKKIRLGIEGYPTYKEKVKKRPGGRPEVIYNYVQRPFIRMSWEKEEGKSRHVDFQCVKSKSITNLAAAAADIPQDQLVVMHPTPQVDELDSLPSHPASASNDLDPDAQNPML from the exons CACTGCCTCACGTGTTGCTAAGGGAGGAGTCGACCACACCAAAATGAGTCTGCATGGTGCTAGTGGGGGACATGAGAGATCAAGAGATAGACGAAGGTCAAGTGACAGATCACGAGATTCGTCTCATGAGCGAGCGGAGTCTCAGCTTACTCCTTGTATTCGCAATGTGACTTCACCAACCCGACAGCACCATGTTG AACGAGAAAAAGATCATAGTTCGTCTCGTCCAAGCAGTCCTCGTCCTCAAAGAGCATCCCCAAATGGCTCCCTGAGCAGTGCTGGgaacagcagcagaaacagcagTCAGTCGAGCTCAGATGGTAGCTGTAAGACATCTGGGGAGATGGTGTTTGTGTATGAGAACGCAAAAGAAGGGGCTCGGAATGTAAGAACATCTGAGCGAGTGACGCTGATAGTGGATAACACCAGATTTGTTGTGGACCCGTCCATTTTTACTGCACAGCCAAATACAATGTTGGGCAG GATGTTTGGATCTGGCCGTGAACATAACTTCACACGTCCCAATGAGAAGGGAGAATATGAGGTGGCAGAAGGAATTGGTTCTACTGTGTTTCGAGCTATTTTG GATTACTATAAGACAGGAATCATCCGCTGTCCTGATGGCATATCTATTCCTGAATTGAGAGAAGCATGCGATTACCTTTGTATCTCTTTTGAATACAGTACAATTAAGTGTAGAGATCTCA GTGCCCTTATGCATGAGTTATCAAATGATGGTGCTCGTAGACAATTTGAATTTTATCTGGAAGAAATGATCCTCCCTCTCATGGTAGCAAGTGCCCAGAGTGGGGAACGAGAGTGCCATATAGTGGTGCTTACAGATGATGATGTAGTTGATTGGGATGAGGAGTATCCACCACAGATGGGAGAGGAATATTCACAAA TTATTTATAGCACAAAATTATATAGATTTTTCAAGTACATTGAAAACAGAGATGTGGCCAAATCAGTTTTGAAGGAGAGGGGTCTTAAGAAGATTAGATTGGGAATAGAAG GCTATCCTACctacaaagaaaaagtaaagaaaaggccAGGGGGGCGCCCAGAAGTCATTTACAACTATGTCCAAAGACCCTTTATACGAATGTcctgggagaaggaggaaggaaagagtcgGCATGTAGACTTTCAGTGTGTAAAGAGTAAATCTATCACCAACCTGGCAGCAGCTGCCGCAGACATTCCCCAGGACCAGCTGGTAGTCATGCACCCTACTCCACAGGTGGATGAGCTGGATAGCCTCCCCAGCCACCCTGCCTCGGCCAGTAATGACCTTGATCCTGATGCACAGAATCCAATGCTGTGA
- the Btbd10 gene encoding BTB/POZ domain-containing protein 10 isoform X3: MSLHGASGGHERSRDRRRSSDRSRDSSHERAESQLTPCIRNVTSPTRQHHVEREKDHSSSRPSSPRPQRASPNGSLSSAGNSSRNSSQSSSDGSCKTSGEMVFVYENAKEGARNVRTSERVTLIVDNTRFVVDPSIFTAQPNTMLGRMFGSGREHNFTRPNEKGEYEVAEGIGSTVFRAILDYYKTGIIRCPDGISIPELREACDYLCISFEYSTIKCRDLSALMHELSNDGARRQFEFYLEEMILPLMVASAQSGERECHIVVLTDDDVVDWDEEYPPQMGEEYSQIIYSTKLYRFFKYIENRDVAKSVLKERGLKKIRLGIEGYPTYKEKVKKRPGGRPEVIYNYVQRPFIRMSWEKEEGKSRHVDFQCVKSKSITNLAAAAADIPQDQLVVMHPTPQVDELDSLPSHPASASNDLDPDAQNPML; encoded by the exons ATGAGTCTGCATGGTGCTAGTGGGGGACATGAGAGATCAAGAGATAGACGAAGGTCAAGTGACAGATCACGAGATTCGTCTCATGAGCGAGCGGAGTCTCAGCTTACTCCTTGTATTCGCAATGTGACTTCACCAACCCGACAGCACCATGTTG AACGAGAAAAAGATCATAGTTCGTCTCGTCCAAGCAGTCCTCGTCCTCAAAGAGCATCCCCAAATGGCTCCCTGAGCAGTGCTGGgaacagcagcagaaacagcagTCAGTCGAGCTCAGATGGTAGCTGTAAGACATCTGGGGAGATGGTGTTTGTGTATGAGAACGCAAAAGAAGGGGCTCGGAATGTAAGAACATCTGAGCGAGTGACGCTGATAGTGGATAACACCAGATTTGTTGTGGACCCGTCCATTTTTACTGCACAGCCAAATACAATGTTGGGCAG GATGTTTGGATCTGGCCGTGAACATAACTTCACACGTCCCAATGAGAAGGGAGAATATGAGGTGGCAGAAGGAATTGGTTCTACTGTGTTTCGAGCTATTTTG GATTACTATAAGACAGGAATCATCCGCTGTCCTGATGGCATATCTATTCCTGAATTGAGAGAAGCATGCGATTACCTTTGTATCTCTTTTGAATACAGTACAATTAAGTGTAGAGATCTCA GTGCCCTTATGCATGAGTTATCAAATGATGGTGCTCGTAGACAATTTGAATTTTATCTGGAAGAAATGATCCTCCCTCTCATGGTAGCAAGTGCCCAGAGTGGGGAACGAGAGTGCCATATAGTGGTGCTTACAGATGATGATGTAGTTGATTGGGATGAGGAGTATCCACCACAGATGGGAGAGGAATATTCACAAA TTATTTATAGCACAAAATTATATAGATTTTTCAAGTACATTGAAAACAGAGATGTGGCCAAATCAGTTTTGAAGGAGAGGGGTCTTAAGAAGATTAGATTGGGAATAGAAG GCTATCCTACctacaaagaaaaagtaaagaaaaggccAGGGGGGCGCCCAGAAGTCATTTACAACTATGTCCAAAGACCCTTTATACGAATGTcctgggagaaggaggaaggaaagagtcgGCATGTAGACTTTCAGTGTGTAAAGAGTAAATCTATCACCAACCTGGCAGCAGCTGCCGCAGACATTCCCCAGGACCAGCTGGTAGTCATGCACCCTACTCCACAGGTGGATGAGCTGGATAGCCTCCCCAGCCACCCTGCCTCGGCCAGTAATGACCTTGATCCTGATGCACAGAATCCAATGCTGTGA
- the Btbd10 gene encoding BTB/POZ domain-containing protein 10 isoform X1, giving the protein MPKDADLAFNAALFEKAESLYTLILNFFSCFCVSTLAYTKGSTASRVAKGGVDHTKMSLHGASGGHERSRDRRRSSDRSRDSSHERAESQLTPCIRNVTSPTRQHHVEREKDHSSSRPSSPRPQRASPNGSLSSAGNSSRNSSQSSSDGSCKTSGEMVFVYENAKEGARNVRTSERVTLIVDNTRFVVDPSIFTAQPNTMLGRMFGSGREHNFTRPNEKGEYEVAEGIGSTVFRAILDYYKTGIIRCPDGISIPELREACDYLCISFEYSTIKCRDLSALMHELSNDGARRQFEFYLEEMILPLMVASAQSGERECHIVVLTDDDVVDWDEEYPPQMGEEYSQIIYSTKLYRFFKYIENRDVAKSVLKERGLKKIRLGIEGYPTYKEKVKKRPGGRPEVIYNYVQRPFIRMSWEKEEGKSRHVDFQCVKSKSITNLAAAAADIPQDQLVVMHPTPQVDELDSLPSHPASASNDLDPDAQNPML; this is encoded by the exons CACTGCCTCACGTGTTGCTAAGGGAGGAGTCGACCACACCAAAATGAGTCTGCATGGTGCTAGTGGGGGACATGAGAGATCAAGAGATAGACGAAGGTCAAGTGACAGATCACGAGATTCGTCTCATGAGCGAGCGGAGTCTCAGCTTACTCCTTGTATTCGCAATGTGACTTCACCAACCCGACAGCACCATGTTG AACGAGAAAAAGATCATAGTTCGTCTCGTCCAAGCAGTCCTCGTCCTCAAAGAGCATCCCCAAATGGCTCCCTGAGCAGTGCTGGgaacagcagcagaaacagcagTCAGTCGAGCTCAGATGGTAGCTGTAAGACATCTGGGGAGATGGTGTTTGTGTATGAGAACGCAAAAGAAGGGGCTCGGAATGTAAGAACATCTGAGCGAGTGACGCTGATAGTGGATAACACCAGATTTGTTGTGGACCCGTCCATTTTTACTGCACAGCCAAATACAATGTTGGGCAG GATGTTTGGATCTGGCCGTGAACATAACTTCACACGTCCCAATGAGAAGGGAGAATATGAGGTGGCAGAAGGAATTGGTTCTACTGTGTTTCGAGCTATTTTG GATTACTATAAGACAGGAATCATCCGCTGTCCTGATGGCATATCTATTCCTGAATTGAGAGAAGCATGCGATTACCTTTGTATCTCTTTTGAATACAGTACAATTAAGTGTAGAGATCTCA GTGCCCTTATGCATGAGTTATCAAATGATGGTGCTCGTAGACAATTTGAATTTTATCTGGAAGAAATGATCCTCCCTCTCATGGTAGCAAGTGCCCAGAGTGGGGAACGAGAGTGCCATATAGTGGTGCTTACAGATGATGATGTAGTTGATTGGGATGAGGAGTATCCACCACAGATGGGAGAGGAATATTCACAAA TTATTTATAGCACAAAATTATATAGATTTTTCAAGTACATTGAAAACAGAGATGTGGCCAAATCAGTTTTGAAGGAGAGGGGTCTTAAGAAGATTAGATTGGGAATAGAAG GCTATCCTACctacaaagaaaaagtaaagaaaaggccAGGGGGGCGCCCAGAAGTCATTTACAACTATGTCCAAAGACCCTTTATACGAATGTcctgggagaaggaggaaggaaagagtcgGCATGTAGACTTTCAGTGTGTAAAGAGTAAATCTATCACCAACCTGGCAGCAGCTGCCGCAGACATTCCCCAGGACCAGCTGGTAGTCATGCACCCTACTCCACAGGTGGATGAGCTGGATAGCCTCCCCAGCCACCCTGCCTCGGCCAGTAATGACCTTGATCCTGATGCACAGAATCCAATGCTGTGA